gcaaataaagcctaaaaccagcaggagaagagaaataataaagatccgagcagaagtcaatgaaatagaaaccaaaagaacattagaacagatcaacgaaacgaggagctggttctttgaaagaattgacaagattaATAAagccctagccagacttatccaaaagaaaagagaaatgacccaaatcaacaaaatcatgaatgaaagagaagtgatcacaaccaacaccaaagaaatacaaacaattataagaacacattatgagcaactctatgccagcaaattagataacctggaagaaatgggtgcattcctagagatgtatcaactaccaaaattgaaccagaaagaaatagaaaacctgaacagacctataaccactaaggaaattgaagcagtcatcaaaaatctcccaacaaacaaaagcccagggccagatggcttcccaggggaattctatcagacatttaaagaagattaatacctattctcctgaaactgttccaaaaaatagaaatggaaggaaaacttccaaactcattttatgaggccaccattaccttgatcccaaaaccagaaaaagaccccatcaaaaaggagaactacagaccgatatccttgatgaacatggatgcaaaaattctcaccaaaatactagccaataggatccaacagtacattaaaaggattattcaccaggaccaagtgggatttatccctgggctgcaaggttggttcaacatccgcaaatcaatcaacatgatacaatgcattaacaaaagaaagaacaagaatcctctgatcctctcaattgatgcagaaaaagcatttgacaaagtacagcatcctttcttgatcaaaactcttcagagtatagggatagagggtacatacctcaatatcataaaagccatctatgaaaaacccacagcgaatagcattctcaattgggaaaggctgagagcttttctcctaaggtcaggaacatggcagggatgtccactattaccactgctattcaacatagtattagaagtcctagccacagcaatcagacaacaaaaagaaaccaaaggcatccaaatcggcaaagaggaagtcaaactctcagtctttgcagatgatatgatactgtatgtggaaaacccaaaagactccaccccaaaactgctagaactcatacaggaattcaataaagtagcaggatataaaatcaatgcacagaaatcagtggcattcctatacaccaaaaacaagacaggagagagacaaatcaaagagttgatcccatttacaattgcacccaaaaccataagatacctaggaataaatttaaccaaagaggctaaggatctggactcagaaaactataaaatactcatgaaagaaattgaagaacacacaaagaaatggaaaaatgttccatgctcatggattggaagaacaaacattgtgaagatgtcaatgctacctagagcaatctaaacattcaatgcaatccccatcaaaatcccatccacttttttcaaagaaatggagcacataatcctaaaatttgtttggaaccagcagagaccccaaatagccagaggattattgaaaaataaaagcaaagctggtggcatcacaattccagacttctagctgtattacaaagctgtcatcaagacagtatggtactggcacaaaaacagacacatagatcaatggaatagaatagagagtccagaaatggaccctcaactctattgtcaactaaaattcaacaaagcaggaaggaatgtccaatggcaaaagacagtctcttcaacaaatggtgttgggaaaattggacagccatatgaagaagaatgaaactggaccatttctttacaccacacacaaaaaatagactccaaatggttggaagacctaaacgtgagacaggagtccatcaaaatcctaaaggagaacacaagtagcaacctctttgacctcagcctcagcaacttcttcctagaaacattgccaaaagcaagggaagcaagggcaaacatgaactattgggacctcatcaagataaaaagcttttgcacaacaaaagaaacagtccacaaaagcaaaagacaaccgacagaatgggagaaaatatttgcaaattacatatcaggtaaagggctagtatccaaaatctattaagaacttatcaaactcaacacccaaagaacaaataatccaatcaagaaatgggcagaagacatgaacagacatttttccaaagaagacatccaaatgggcaacagacacatgaaaaagtgctcaacatcacttggcagcagggaaatccaaatcaaaatctcaatgagataccacctcacacccatcagaatggctaaaattaacaagtcaggaaatgatagatgttggcgaggatgcagagaaaggggaaccctcctacactgttggtgggaaggcaagctggtgcagcactctggaaaacagtatggaggttcctcaaacagttgaaaatagagctaccatacaatccagcaattgcactactgggtatttaccccaaagatacaaatgtagggatccgaaggggtacgtgcaccccaatgtttatagcagcaatgtccacaatagccaaactgtggaaagagccaagatgtccattgacagatgaatggataaagaagaggtggtatatatacacaatggaatattatgcagtcatcaaaaggaatgagatcttgccatttgcaacgatgtggatggaactggagggtgttatgctgagtgaaataagtcaatcagagaaagacatgtatcatatgacctcactgatatgaggaattgtaaatctcaggaaacaaactgagtgttgctgagtggtgggggttgggagggatggggtggctgggtgacagacattgggtagggtatgtgctatggtgagtgctgtgaattgtgcaagactgttgaatcacagatctgtacttctgaaataaataatgcaagatatgttaagaaaaaagaaaaagaagaagatagcagtaggggaagaatgaaggggagtaagtcggagggggagaggaaccataagagacaatggactctgaaaaacaaactgagggttctagaggggagggggtggggggatgggttagcctggtgatgggtattaaggagggcacgttctgtgtggagcactgggtgttatgcacaaacaatgaatcatggaacactacctcaagaactaatgatataatctatggtgattaacataacaataaaaaaattgaaagaaaaaaagaatatgctgtCAGTGTAAAGATGGGGAAAAGTAGAGCCTGCCGTATCTAGGTTACATCTGTTTTCagaaaactttattcataaatgtGGCCGCCATGGCCTGGTGTTTGGTGATTCCCAAATACCAGTACACAGACTTAAGCCTGTCAGTGGGGAAATTTTCATTAGCTAGCTCTGAAATCAGAAATTAAACCTCATGAATCTTTCATAGTCTTATTCAATTAAAGGAAAGACCTTTATTATAAGCTTATATCCTTCCagcatttttagtttaaaatggtATTTATCTTATGAAATGATGGTGACAATAGATGGtatttgtgttttagatttttatctctccatacttggaaaaataaaaagtcattgaccactaaaaaaaaaaaaaagtgtgggtgataggggcgcctaggtggcacagttcGTCGAGcaaccaactcctgattttggcccaggtcttgatctcagggttgtaagactgagcctTGCATCAAGCTCTGCACTTAGTttggagtctgctttggattctctctctccctctgcccatactgctcctgctctctctcaaaaataaataaataaatcttaaaaaaaagaaaaagaaagtgcgGGTGGTAGCCATCATCCTACCCACTGGAAGAGGTAATTACTGGAACTCAATAACTTACATAAACATACCCATTGTACTGATGCTTCATTAGTAGTTAGTAGTGGTAGCACTAGTACTAGTAGTAGTGATTAGGCAGATACTTTTCAACTGCCATAACAGTGTGATAAGACTGTAAGCAACTGGCTAAACATCAAttcttttatgtataatttttttaagaggatGATTCATAAGTAATGGGATAGTACAAAAAACACATTTGGTAAACTATAAATTTGTCCCCCAGATCAAGACAAAGCATACAAGCCAATAGACATTGGATAACATTATCCCATGAGACCATACATTCTAATAGTTATCTTTAatgttgatttaaaatttaatgtttaaGACTCAACTagagagaataaactgatggttaccagaggagaggtggaggAGTGGGTGAGTGAactaggtgatgaggattaaggagacACTTGTGACGAGCATGGGGTactatatggaagtgttgaattaccatattgtccacctgaaactaatattacaattgtatgttaactaactggaatttgaaattaattaattaaataaataaataaataaataaagtttatatcATTGCCTTTAACACCCATGTATGGCTTAATATAGAACAATAGCTACACAGGGCACCAGCGTTCTGCACAAGAACTTGTTTTTGAACTATCCTcagtgagaatataaaatatgcGATGTTCTCCCCTCCTCCTTAGAATGTCAAGGAAGACTCAGACTGGACTGGAAAGATATTTgttaggaggaaaggaaagatcaGTATCTGCTATTCTCCAAATTTTCTCTAGATTCTCCTAAAAACAATCTCCTAGGACTGTTTTCTCTACAAAATTTCTTTCAGAGTGTCCTTAAGCTGTAAAAATAGTGAGAACAAGTGAATTGTAGTGTTTCTTTTACATTGGAAacctcattttcattattatattatataaactcCCCCTGTAACTCTAAGACAAGTATTCCAGGTGACTGGGatatgtattaataataatgGTTAAGAATGTGGGCTCTAGCAATAGACCATGTTCGATCTCAGTTTCACCACTTCCCAGCTAGTGGCTGAGTTTGTTACTTTAAGTAAGTAACTTAGTTAAATCTCTATGTGTCAATATCCTTGTGCATGAAAATGGGGCTAAATATTATTCCTACTTCCTAGGGCTTTCATGAGATTTAAACACAGAATACCTGTAAGTTACATGGAACAGTGCCTTGCACTGTAGAAGCATTTAATAGATGTTTTCAAGGTGCAGCAGGTTCAAAAAGGACAGAACATGAGCTTCTGGGGCTCATGGTTCCTAAAGATATGAACCATCAATAATTATTAGAGCCTGCATAAAAGCTTTTTATAGTGGAAAGAAGTAGAAAGTATAGCAGAAGTTCCAGCCACTGACGTCTCTgcagtcttttgttttcttagtaaTTTAATCCTCattgtcctcatctgtaaaaaaggtTTTATGATTCTGACCaatttgaaaatttccaaaagtGCCGATCAGTCTGCCACTGGTGTATAAAATGAGTCCCATAATGGATTCTTTAAACTTAAAGCTTTGCAGCCATCAGTGCATTAAAATAgtcaaaatttttgtttgtttgttttaggtggAGGGGTGAAATAATGCATGGTGCCTGGTAGTGAAGagcaaagaatgaaaatggcatcATAGTTTTACAGTGAAAGAGACTTTAGTGTTGTTTTAGGCTCTTATTCTCTGGACTATGAAAGCTAAGACCTGGTGCCAGACCAACAAATCAAGGCTTGATGCAGAAGAGTGTCAGGTTTTACTGGAAACTTCTATAAGAGAAtagcatttcttttcctttcttttcctttcctttcctttcctttcctttcctttcctttcctttcctttcctttcctttcctttcctttcctttcctttcctttcctttcctttctctccactcctctcctctcctctcctctcctctcctttcctttcctctccttctcctttccttacCATCTGTCTTCTTAACATCATACTCTTTTCTGGCATTCTCAACATACCAGCACTGGCCTGGAAAACCTCCCTTGGTAGGCACAAATCAACCCCAAATCCCTAAAACCTAGCCACACTCTTTTCACCAAGAACCGACAACTTTAAGAGTCCTTACCTGTGGCTTTGAAGTATATAATTATTAGCTATAATCATCTAACCTtgtaaaaagaaagtgaaaaaacttCACCATCTAATAATCCAAAATTCTTACTTTAGCagaaatatttttactatttggTTCATATACTTCAGGTCAATTctctcacctttaaaaaaaaattcctctgtctcctctctttttcttaatcaCTGCTTACAAtctaatttttgtcctttttcccACACTTTGTATTCCCCCCTTTAAAAAAGTTGTTATTAGTAGAAATCTAGAATTTGGATCTCTCTCAAATTAAGCCCTAAAATATCCATTTGAAACAATAAATCCATAAATTCTCTCCTGTGCATCCAGTTTGATTTATATCACTTACTGGCTAGAATTGGGATGATAATCACTCACATCCTTGTCTTTGTTCTGTGTGATCCAGACATTGCTAGTTACAACCTCACATTTtagcaaagagagaaaaggtcATCCAATTTGTAAGAATCTGGCTGATGTTCCAGCCACAGCTTGATAGTGGCTTGTTTTAGACAGGGGAATGGATACAGCTGCACTGGAACAAAAATGGGCCATTTTGTCCTAGGTCGTCTTCTTACGCATGCCCCCACTGTGCTAATGCCAGGCCTGttaattttctattgtatttttcatatctGTTATTTTGCTCTACTTACATACAATGGGTCCTAGTAAAACTGCAGCAGtttaaagtgtcttttttttttttggtgtttttagaAAGAGGATATTGAGAAAATCAATTTCCCATGATGTGGCTATAAATATATAAGCAACTTTTgtataagaaatgaagaagaaaatgaacaaaactgcttttaataattttttttagattactGCTTTTAAAACCCAGATTATAGAATACccttataatttgtttttcctcaaTGACAGAGGGAGTTAGAACATAAATCATTTAAGTTGTAAGGATATATGTTTTTGGATTTTCACACCcaaagtatttatatttatatgtcaattactTTTAAATCCTTTTATGCATATGGTGTCTCTTTAATTCTTACCTGAAACCCCTGCAGGTGGCTGGTCTTACCAATCCAGCCTTCAAAGAGAATCTCGAAGCTCAGTCAGTGAATATTTGTCTCAAATATACAGCTACTGTACAGAAGAGCCAGATACTAAGATTAGTTTTCTGTATCTAAATCCAGTGCTCTTTCAAGTTTTAACATACTGCTTTCCCCTATGAATGAGGTAGTCAGTCCTATGAATAAGTAAAGCATTATAATGATTATTCTTATAGCATCACTATGGTAATTTATAATGTAACAGTACCGAAactatgttttagaaatattttctttttgtagaaaAATTGCATCCCAGGAACTGTCTAATTCAGACCAGTATACAGAGGATAATGTCACATGATAAACATCATTTTACTCAGTTACGAGGGTGAAGAAGGTGGAAGATGAGAGTATGTACTCTGGCATCAAATTACCTTGTAGTCTACCTCAGCTCTGCCAGTCACTACATGTCTGATGTGAGGCAATTATATAATCCCTCTGTGCCACAATTTCCTCAACTGGAAAAGAGGAAGTTTCTATGTCGTAGCATTAGTAATGAAGACTAAGCTAGCTAATCTATATAAAGTGTTTAAAAcactgcctgacacataatagataCTCAAGAAAGCATGTGACTGAAAATATAGATGAAACTGATTGTGtcctttcaattaaaaaatctaaaaagatttTCATCCTATTATTTGCCCGTGTAACTGAAAATGAGTTCACATTTGGCTCATTGAGGTCATAATAGAACTAAGTCCTCTATTCTGTTTGTTGCTATTACACAGTACATGAATATGTACTCAATCTTGAAAGGCGGCATTAATCAGAATAGTAATTACTCTGAGAAGGCTATAAAAACAAGAGCTCATCTTTCTTGTATCAAGAAATAGCACAACTCTCAGACATTTTGAGGTCTGCCTCAACTTCACTGAAGTAACAGTATCAGCAATGAAGATACTTTGTATTTTCCTGACCTTTGTCTTCACTGTGTCTTGTGGTCCATCAGgtaatatttgttaatattaaaaaggagggaagaacaaaatgttttttataaatgCTTTACTCTGGAAAAAGTCAAACAATTAAATTGTTGTTAGGAGACTCCACATGAACCTATAATGCAATTCACTCTATTTtacatgaaagaagaaatgaattggACTGATAGttgagaaaatgaaagggaaaaaaattcccaGGATGTAGAATTAAACctgtttgttattttgtttgaTGAGACTATGACTTCTTACATACTTCCTACtgccttctctttttaaatgtgaCTTAATGAACTGATAACTCTAGCTGTTGTCAAAATTAAGCTTTCTATAACTGGTCCAGTAATTTTAGGGGGAGAGGGGGTGTTAGAGGTAGATGGTTATTTAGAACACAAACAGGTAGActattttttccacatttttttctctttacttttgagGAAGCATGCACAGATTAGATACTTAatgatattccatttttaaaaaaagctagtGGCAAAGGAAATATTGTTGGataaataagtatttatattGTCACAATTTGTAAGGGATAAAATGTgaactttttaatataattgaCTGGACATGATTTTAGAAACGAAATGGTTTACCTCTATACTTTAAACAACTTTATATGCTTGTCTGTCTATCTATTACCTATCCACCTATTTATGCAAGGGGATTAAATCTGGATTTATGATCATAGATACTTTTGCTTAgcttcacagaaaaaaacaaaagaagatgtagagagaaaaagagaatgttacCTCGTTCGTGGTGCCTGCAAGACTTCCTGCAACAGTTGGGAGTACATATATAATTACTGCAGTACTGAGCCCTGCTGTGTTGTACGGGAATACCAAAAGCCAGTCCCTAAACCCATCAATACCACAGGGGATATACTCTAAATTATAAGTCTACCTTACTCTATAACACTAACTTGTAACATtgctattaataaaaatgaactttctaCTTTTTATCAATCTATTTTCATGTGGGTGTCCTCTGGCCTTCTCAATTACACAACTATATTATGGCGGCTTGTGAGTTCAATGTTGGGTTAGGTACAAGAGATGGAAAGAGTGGTAGCTTATTTACTAAACTGACAGAAGTCCTCCTCTACCCACATGACAGACACCTTTTAGGTATCAGTCATCAATCATGGTTTATGCTACCTTTCCATAATTTCAGCAAAGTGTGCTTGAGTCTTAGACACAAAGTCATAAACACCTTAATCACATAATAAGACACTATTGGTGATGTATTTATAAGAACAatcaaacaaaacacaacaggGAGTAAAATGTGATGAGAATAAAAgcaagttaaaaacatttttaaaggatttttttcttgttataaagtataagaaaatttggaagaatacaaaaatatccaaagaaaacaaagaaaagccatTTCTAATTCTAAAGTTAACCTTTTATCATAATTAATTCTGAACATAGGCAGCAATCCAGGGGTCTTCTTTTCAGGtccttaagaattttatttaacttcttcaTATATAATTCAGCATTTAACACTtctgtcctgggcgcctgggtggctcaga
Above is a window of Zalophus californianus isolate mZalCal1 chromosome 7, mZalCal1.pri.v2, whole genome shotgun sequence DNA encoding:
- the DEFB113 gene encoding beta-defensin 113, which codes for MKILCIFLTFVFTVSCGPSASQKKTKEDVERKRECYLVRGACKTSCNSWEYIYNYCSTEPCCVVREYQKPVPKPINTTGDIL